The following DNA comes from Methylophilus sp. 5.
TTGCAAGAATGCTTTTTGAGGGCTTGCGATGTTGCTGGCTTAATACTTCACTTGTACCCGATATTTGAGTGTTATATCAGTTTCTGCTGGCACGCTCACTTGCCAGGTGGCCTGATGCGCGCTGGTTTTTTTGTGTGGCTGAGATTCATTCAATATTTTCCAGTCGCCATTGAGTGGTTCTTGCACGGTCACCGTCACGGCTTCTTTTTTGGCGTTATGCAGGGTAATGGCATAGGCGCTTTCATAGAGTGGCGCCTGGTTGGGTTTGCTCAGGTTTTTAAAGTCGGTTTGTACGCGATCGGCCGTGACATCAAACGCGTTGCCGAGTTTGAGGCGTACGCTGTCGTTTTTAGGCGTATGGTCAATCTGATCTTCACCCACAAATTGCGCCGTACCATCGTTATCTTTTTTATAGACGCGCATGGTGCCTTTAGGCAGTGGAATCCCTAACTTGCTGCTTTCTTTGTTTTCAAACTCTACAAATACCTGCACCTTTTGCTTTTTCTCAAGGTCGCGGTATTGGCCTTGGTAGTAATAGTCGGCGCCAGTTAAGACCAACTCTTTACGCGCCGGAATATGCTGCGCAGAGAGTAGTGCGACCTGTTTGGTTTGGTTTTCGGCAATGGTGGTGGTGCGTGGCAGGGTGTATAAGTGATACTCGAGCAGGCCTTGTTCACTTGGCATGGCAGCATCGGCTACCATGGCTTCACTGCGCATCATCATGGTTTTGGGGCGGATAGTTTCGCGCACGCGGTTGACGTCACCAGCCACCAGTTGCACTTTGGCATTGGGGTAGGCGGTGCCGCTGGTGTTGTTGAGCGTAACCCAGCCTGAGAGGTCAA
Coding sequences within:
- a CDS encoding DUF4139 domain-containing protein, which produces MRLSSLLLFSLGSVSLCSTSITQAETATVSPQSDQTSVAVTIYNEDLALVKDNRKLSLSNGLSTLSFRDVSAQIKPETALLRSLQPNSSLQVLEQNFDFDLLTPQKLLEKNVGQQVIVIRTNPSTGAETQETATVLSAQDGVVLKIGNRIETGIPGRIVYPNVPGQLKDRPTLTTQVQYKGAEQSNLELSYLTGGLQWKADYVAELSSKEDAIDLSGWVTLNNTSGTAYPNAKVQLVAGDVNRVRETIRPKTMMMRSEAMVADAAMPSEQGLLEYHLYTLPRTTTIAENQTKQVALLSAQHIPARKELVLTGADYYYQGQYRDLEKKQKVQVFVEFENKESSKLGIPLPKGTMRVYKKDNDGTAQFVGEDQIDHTPKNDSVRLKLGNAFDVTADRVQTDFKNLSKPNQAPLYESAYAITLHNAKKEAVTVTVQEPLNGDWKILNESQPHKKTSAHQATWQVSVPAETDITLKYRVQVKY